In the genome of Myroides phaeus, one region contains:
- a CDS encoding glycosyltransferase family 4 protein, whose product MNLAIITSRYPKENQPYNHMFVHVRALYFVSKGINVTVFVPSNKTFNYEYQGVNVVEDVSKNIIPYLDKFDVLYLHLLNQYPTKSGGFSIYNEIRKKKYPTALYFHGSDGLIYPKYFFDFKFTFKGVFKYLYTNTWKRYFVWRFLKSMQSSQRDIVMAPSVWLSEQLEKIYKLKADRIKVVPNGIDTSMFNTNEAYMNRFKILCIRPLNDSYPVDDCIRLMTYLPDIFTLDIYGQGYLKDKLNKLIIDLRLSSRVRIINEFIPREKMNSVFRNYGIYNALSKLDTQGVSMCEALAAKLLVISTNKTCIPEFISDNHTGLLDNDLERLAKRICEVCEDELYFNEIISNARLSMESIAVEKVGSRELNLLKLVGGIGNDN is encoded by the coding sequence ATGAATTTAGCTATTATTACTTCAAGATATCCCAAAGAAAATCAGCCTTATAATCATATGTTTGTGCACGTTAGAGCATTGTATTTTGTTTCTAAAGGAATTAATGTAACTGTATTTGTTCCTTCAAATAAAACATTTAATTATGAATATCAAGGAGTTAATGTTGTTGAAGATGTTTCAAAAAATATTATTCCTTATTTAGATAAATTTGATGTACTCTATTTACATTTATTAAATCAATATCCTACAAAATCAGGAGGGTTTAGTATTTATAATGAAATAAGGAAGAAAAAATATCCAACAGCTTTGTATTTTCATGGCTCAGATGGGCTTATTTATCCAAAATATTTTTTTGATTTCAAATTTACTTTTAAAGGAGTCTTTAAGTATTTATACACAAATACGTGGAAGAGATATTTTGTATGGAGATTTTTGAAAAGTATGCAAAGTAGCCAGAGAGATATTGTAATGGCTCCTTCAGTTTGGTTATCAGAGCAATTAGAAAAAATATATAAACTAAAGGCAGATAGGATTAAAGTTGTTCCAAATGGCATTGATACCAGTATGTTTAATACAAATGAAGCTTATATGAATAGGTTTAAAATACTGTGTATTAGGCCCCTAAATGACAGTTATCCTGTGGATGATTGCATTAGATTAATGACTTATTTACCAGATATTTTTACTTTAGACATTTATGGGCAAGGTTATCTAAAAGATAAATTAAATAAATTAATTATTGATCTAAGATTAAGTTCTCGTGTTCGAATTATTAATGAATTTATTCCTCGTGAAAAAATGAATAGTGTATTTAGGAATTATGGTATTTATAATGCGTTATCAAAATTAGATACGCAGGGGGTAAGTATGTGTGAGGCTTTGGCTGCTAAACTACTTGTTATTAGTACTAATAAGACTTGTATTCCTGAGTTTATATCTGATAATCATACAGGATTATTAGATAATGATTTAGAAAGACTCGCAAAAAGAATCTGTGAAGTCTGTGAAGATGAGTTATATTTTAATGAAATAATTAGTAATGCTCGTCTTAGTATGGAATCTATAGCAGTTGAAAAGGTTGGAAGTAGAGAGTTAAACCTATTAAAATTAGTGGGAGGAATAGGGAATGACAATTAA
- a CDS encoding O-antigen ligase family protein produces the protein MTIKVKNIDQLVFILLVPILLTDMLNGFMFENNISTFFSIGQFYKIIIICLCSLRIISYPQYFRVIFWAFCVLMVPSIIKIIQGLISIDRIVYDMIKTIKFLILPISFFYFRIVFTTTNNKVLPYFVFWIKTSFFILAFNLISKLVGFGYPMYRVENIGSRGYFIAGNEISALLLVLSGFLGYYSLIIKRSLRGFLIYAIVSFCLGLLISSKTGIAGVILVFLMIFLTSDFFSIKEKKQRKVLFLFTSIFTILVSIAIYFIQKSSIIERYSYYWKKLDVYTFILSSRNTYFKEMLVIYNENYDLIDCLFGVGASRYETLAGRYVEIDFLDVFFIYGISGIVLLSLYVGYMLVNLAKIRNEVSHPFSKLSMIMIFLLLILSCLSGHILNSGIAGIFIGFVFSLMYVEVK, from the coding sequence ATGACAATTAAAGTAAAAAATATAGATCAGTTGGTTTTTATACTGTTAGTACCTATTTTGCTAACAGATATGTTAAATGGATTTATGTTTGAAAATAATATTTCTACTTTTTTCTCTATTGGCCAATTCTATAAAATTATTATAATTTGTTTATGTAGCTTGAGAATCATTTCGTATCCCCAATATTTTAGAGTAATCTTTTGGGCTTTTTGTGTATTAATGGTTCCCTCAATTATCAAAATTATCCAAGGACTTATTTCAATAGATAGGATAGTTTATGATATGATTAAAACTATTAAATTTTTAATTCTTCCTATATCTTTTTTTTATTTCAGAATAGTGTTTACAACCACTAATAATAAAGTTCTACCTTATTTTGTTTTTTGGATAAAAACATCTTTTTTTATTTTAGCTTTTAATCTTATTTCAAAATTAGTAGGATTTGGATATCCAATGTATAGGGTTGAAAATATAGGATCACGTGGCTATTTTATAGCAGGAAATGAAATATCTGCCTTGCTTTTGGTACTTTCAGGCTTTTTAGGATATTACAGTTTAATTATAAAAAGAAGTTTAAGAGGATTTTTAATATATGCGATTGTTAGTTTTTGTTTAGGGTTATTGATTAGTTCTAAAACAGGAATCGCAGGTGTAATATTAGTCTTTTTAATGATTTTTTTAACTTCTGATTTTTTTTCCATTAAAGAAAAAAAACAGAGGAAAGTCTTGTTTCTGTTTACATCTATTTTCACGATATTAGTATCAATAGCTATTTATTTCATTCAAAAATCTTCTATAATTGAACGGTATTCTTATTATTGGAAGAAATTAGATGTGTACACATTTATTTTATCAAGTCGTAATACTTATTTCAAAGAAATGTTAGTCATTTACAATGAAAATTATGATTTAATAGACTGTTTATTTGGAGTAGGAGCTTCAAGATATGAAACTTTAGCAGGAAGATACGTTGAAATAGATTTTCTGGATGTTTTTTTTATATATGGGATATCAGGAATAGTTTTATTGAGTCTATATGTTGGTTATATGTTGGTTAACCTTGCTAAGATTAGAAATGAAGTGAGCCACCCTTTTTCAAAATTATCTATGATTATGATTTTTCTATTGCTAATTTTGTCCTGTTTATCAGGACATATATTGAATTCAGGGATTGCAGGAATTTTTATAGGTTTTGTTTTCTCACTTATGTATGTAGAAGTAAAATGA
- a CDS encoding O-antigen ligase family protein produces the protein MIEKKIVLIATAFFCFLMPISTKLANIGIILFIISMVWYIIKLKLYKEVSVHKIRGLFLNTTAVIVLLLAIGLFYTIDFSRGIKYFENYSSYLILPLLLSFVNIDLLTKIKKVAFRFFVFGSVVSSLILLGNNFIKYYLYKGRFVIETDLLGYFFTYHEFAHLLKFHPTLLGLYLVFSIIIINEFLDFILHKFKYIFFLILFLCLVFLNSRTPFLVFALYLLFCFCRLIKNNLNNRKGRLRILFAIVGLMILSVGLFFTIRKTYIYERFSSHLVWELTENKGTSYDGIYSNDSRISRWKALFNKGLERPILGFGSGSEDTIVLQAYAENDLVYAFKSKYGSHNQYLVFFLEYGILGLLLFLHFIFVQFKYSFRAKNTISFLLNGIVLIACIFDSILYLNTYIIFVALFLNLFYFENKLKIKEYKV, from the coding sequence ATGATAGAGAAGAAAATAGTTTTAATCGCAACGGCTTTTTTTTGTTTTTTAATGCCAATTAGTACAAAATTAGCTAACATAGGAATAATACTTTTTATTATTTCGATGGTATGGTATATAATTAAATTAAAATTATATAAAGAAGTATCAGTACATAAAATAAGAGGCCTTTTCTTAAATACAACAGCAGTTATAGTATTATTGTTAGCTATTGGATTATTTTATACAATAGATTTTAGTAGAGGGATTAAATATTTTGAAAACTATTCTTCTTACTTAATACTTCCTTTATTGTTGAGCTTTGTCAATATAGATTTATTGACTAAAATAAAAAAAGTAGCTTTTCGTTTTTTTGTTTTTGGCAGTGTTGTAAGTAGTTTAATCTTATTGGGAAATAATTTTATAAAATACTATCTATACAAAGGAAGGTTTGTTATAGAAACAGATTTATTGGGATATTTTTTCACATACCACGAGTTTGCTCACCTTTTAAAATTTCACCCTACACTATTAGGATTATATTTAGTATTCAGCATTATTATAATTAATGAGTTTCTTGATTTTATTTTACATAAGTTTAAATATATTTTCTTTCTTATTTTATTTCTTTGTTTAGTGTTTTTGAATTCAAGAACACCATTTTTGGTTTTTGCTTTGTATCTTTTATTTTGTTTCTGTAGATTAATCAAAAATAATTTAAATAATAGAAAAGGTAGGTTACGTATTTTATTCGCGATTGTTGGATTGATGATATTAAGTGTTGGCTTATTTTTTACTATTAGAAAGACTTATATCTATGAAAGATTTTCCTCTCATTTAGTTTGGGAATTAACTGAAAATAAAGGGACGTCATATGATGGAATTTATTCAAATGATAGCCGAATCTCAAGATGGAAAGCTCTTTTTAATAAAGGGTTAGAAAGACCTATTTTAGGGTTTGGCTCAGGGAGTGAAGATACTATTGTATTACAAGCTTATGCAGAGAATGATTTAGTTTATGCATTTAAGTCTAAATATGGGTCACATAATCAATATTTAGTATTCTTTTTAGAGTATGGTATTTTGGGGTTACTATTATTTCTGCACTTTATTTTTGTTCAATTTAAATATTCTTTTAGAGCTAAAAATACAATATCTTTTTTACTAAATGGTATTGTTCTGATTGCTTGTATTTTTGATTCAATATTATATTTAAATACCTATATAATATTTGTAGCGCTCTTTTTGAATTTATTTTATTTTGAAAATAAACTCAAAATAAAAGAGTATAAAGTTTGA
- a CDS encoding WecB/TagA/CpsF family glycosyltransferase — MKNKQKIFNIEIDNLSMSETLEVINNSIDNKTPLLHIVVNAAKLVNMQKDSALYESIKSADIVNADGMAVVWAAKFVGKELKERVSGIDLFVKLVENAHLRKEKVFLLGAREEVVKIVAEKFQMQYGKDIIGGYRNGYFKKGNEKEIIEQIRDSGATYLFVAISSPFKEIFLSTYKKELSELGFIMGVGGSFDVVSGKVKRAPLWMQKIGMEWFYRFLQEPRRMWKRSFIDNGKFIGLVIKEKFKK; from the coding sequence ATGAAAAATAAACAAAAAATATTTAATATAGAAATTGATAATCTTTCAATGAGTGAAACGCTTGAGGTAATTAATAATTCAATTGATAATAAAACACCTTTATTACATATTGTTGTAAATGCGGCAAAACTTGTTAATATGCAAAAAGACTCTGCTCTTTATGAAAGTATAAAAAGTGCGGATATTGTTAATGCAGATGGAATGGCTGTTGTATGGGCGGCTAAGTTTGTTGGAAAAGAACTGAAAGAACGGGTTTCTGGAATTGATTTATTTGTTAAGTTAGTTGAGAATGCACATTTAAGAAAAGAGAAAGTGTTTTTGTTAGGAGCAAGAGAAGAAGTTGTAAAAATAGTAGCAGAAAAATTTCAAATGCAATATGGCAAGGATATCATTGGAGGGTATAGAAATGGTTATTTTAAAAAAGGAAATGAAAAAGAAATTATAGAGCAGATTAGAGATAGTGGGGCTACATATTTGTTTGTTGCAATAAGCTCTCCTTTTAAAGAAATTTTTCTCTCTACATACAAGAAGGAATTGAGTGAATTAGGATTTATTATGGGAGTTGGGGGAAGTTTTGATGTTGTATCAGGTAAAGTTAAGAGAGCTCCTTTGTGGATGCAAAAAATTGGAATGGAGTGGTTTTATCGCTTTTTGCAAGAACCCCGAAGAATGTGGAAAAGAAGTTTTATAGATAATGGAAAATTTATAGGACTTGTAATTAAAGAAAAGTTTAAAAAATAA
- a CDS encoding UDP-glucuronic acid decarboxylase family protein, whose protein sequence is MKRILITGAAGFLGSHLCDRFIEEGFHVIGMDNLITGDLKNIEHLFQLEHFEFYNHDVTKFVHVPGELDYILHFASPASPIDYLKIPIQTLKVGSLGTHNLLGLARVKGARILIASTSEVYGDPLVHPQTEEYYGNVNTIGPRGVYDEAKRFQESITMAYHTFHGVETRIVRIFNTYGPRMRLNDGRVIPAFIGQALRGEDLTVFGDGKQTRSFCYVDDQVEGIYRLLFSDYNLPVNIGNPDEISILDFAKEIIHLTNSTQKIIFKDLPINDPMQRCPNIEKAINLLDWKPKVSRSQGMLATYNYFKNFSDSDLLKEEHKDFSKFIY, encoded by the coding sequence ATGAAACGTATACTTATTACAGGAGCAGCAGGATTTTTAGGATCACATTTATGTGATCGTTTTATCGAAGAAGGTTTTCATGTAATTGGAATGGATAATCTAATTACAGGGGATCTAAAAAATATAGAACATCTTTTTCAATTGGAACATTTTGAGTTCTATAATCATGATGTAACTAAGTTTGTTCATGTTCCTGGAGAGTTAGATTATATATTGCACTTTGCATCACCGGCAAGTCCGATTGATTATTTAAAGATACCTATTCAAACTTTAAAGGTAGGGTCTTTAGGAACACATAATTTATTAGGATTAGCAAGAGTTAAAGGTGCAAGAATTTTGATTGCATCTACATCTGAGGTATATGGGGATCCTTTAGTTCATCCCCAAACAGAAGAATATTATGGTAATGTTAATACGATTGGACCAAGAGGAGTTTATGATGAAGCTAAAAGGTTCCAAGAGTCTATTACGATGGCGTATCACACTTTTCATGGGGTAGAAACAAGAATTGTTCGTATCTTTAATACTTATGGACCTCGAATGAGGTTAAATGATGGAAGGGTAATTCCTGCATTTATAGGACAAGCGTTAAGAGGAGAAGATTTAACGGTTTTCGGTGATGGTAAACAAACCAGGTCTTTTTGTTATGTAGATGATCAAGTAGAGGGGATTTATAGATTGCTTTTTTCTGATTATAACTTACCAGTTAATATTGGAAATCCCGATGAAATATCAATACTTGACTTTGCAAAAGAAATAATTCACCTTACGAATAGTACACAGAAAATTATTTTTAAAGATTTGCCAATAAATGATCCAATGCAACGTTGTCCTAATATTGAAAAAGCTATAAATTTATTGGATTGGAAACCAAAAGTTTCAAGATCTCAGGGAATGTTAGCAACATATAATTATTTTAAGAATTTTTCTGATTCTGATTTATTAAAAGAAGAACATAAAGATTTTTCTAAATTTATATATTAA
- a CDS encoding exopolysaccharide biosynthesis polyprenyl glycosylphosphotransferase gives MQNKKTGRYSYLIRPAMILVDLLIINFLANYWFSFLDNKGIGYYNILLSISWIAVSWGSGFYDVYRHTRVVRVLEKIFKQFVLQFILVSALNGFVGRFAEPQELIAFGFSSLVVVSSFKFLVLFILKYIRRVLGGNFRNILLVGRGKEIDSLKKVLVKREDLGYRISKVFDNVEEENLEEIKSFVSSNEIDEIYIQFSIVQKDDYHELLELADNNFITVKYVPSQKQLLSHNFSLEYYDVVAVVPRRIIPLDKSYNKFFKRVFDLVFSTLVIVFILSWLVPLIAILIKSESKGPVFFKQMRTGLNDEEFACLKFRSMQVNEDSDKRQATKGDCRITKIGAFLRKTSLDEFPQFLNVFVGDMSMVGPRPHMIVHTKMYSKRVNRFMLRHLVKPGITGMAQTHGYRGEIETNRDIVNRFKYDLFYLENWSIFLDLKIIYLTVYNVFKGEKKAY, from the coding sequence ATGCAAAATAAAAAAACAGGACGTTATTCATATCTTATTCGTCCAGCTATGATATTAGTTGATTTATTAATAATAAATTTTTTAGCTAATTATTGGTTTTCATTTTTAGACAATAAAGGGATAGGGTATTATAATATATTACTTTCTATCTCTTGGATAGCTGTATCTTGGGGGTCTGGTTTTTATGATGTCTATAGACATACAAGAGTAGTTCGTGTTTTAGAAAAAATATTTAAGCAATTTGTACTACAGTTTATCTTAGTTAGTGCCTTAAATGGCTTTGTAGGGCGATTTGCAGAACCACAAGAGTTAATAGCATTTGGTTTTTCTTCATTAGTAGTTGTCAGTTCTTTTAAATTTTTAGTTTTATTTATTTTAAAGTATATACGAAGGGTATTAGGGGGTAATTTTAGAAATATTCTACTGGTAGGTAGAGGAAAAGAAATAGATTCTTTAAAGAAAGTATTAGTAAAAAGAGAGGATTTAGGGTATCGTATTAGTAAGGTTTTTGATAATGTAGAAGAAGAAAATTTAGAGGAGATAAAGAGTTTTGTTTCATCAAATGAAATTGATGAAATCTATATACAATTTTCAATTGTTCAAAAAGATGATTATCACGAATTATTAGAATTGGCAGATAATAATTTTATAACCGTTAAATATGTACCTTCTCAAAAACAACTTTTAAGCCATAATTTTTCTTTGGAATATTATGATGTTGTTGCGGTCGTTCCAAGGAGAATTATACCACTTGATAAGTCCTATAATAAATTCTTCAAGAGAGTTTTTGATTTAGTTTTTTCAACTTTAGTAATTGTTTTTATTCTTTCGTGGCTTGTGCCACTGATAGCAATTTTAATTAAAAGTGAATCAAAGGGACCAGTTTTCTTTAAACAAATGAGAACAGGTTTAAATGATGAAGAATTTGCTTGTTTGAAGTTTAGATCAATGCAAGTAAATGAAGATTCAGATAAAAGACAAGCAACAAAAGGAGATTGTCGTATTACGAAAATAGGAGCTTTTTTAAGAAAGACAAGTTTAGATGAGTTTCCACAGTTTCTAAATGTTTTTGTAGGAGATATGTCAATGGTTGGTCCAAGGCCTCATATGATTGTTCATACGAAAATGTATTCAAAACGGGTCAATCGTTTTATGCTTCGACATTTAGTAAAACCAGGAATTACAGGAATGGCTCAAACACATGGTTATAGAGGAGAAATAGAGACAAATAGAGATATTGTAAATAGATTTAAGTATGACTTATTTTATTTAGAAAATTGGTCTATTTTTTTAGATTTAAAAATAATCTACTTAACTGTATATAATGTTTTTAAGGGAGAAAAGAAAGCTTATTAA
- the purD gene encoding phosphoribosylamine--glycine ligase, whose translation MKILLLGSGGREHALAWKMLQSKKCEALFVAPGNAGTRDIATNIDVNPNDFEAVKKTVLEKQIDIVIVGPEDPLVKGIVDFFKNDQEIKNIPVVGPSQKGAQLEGSKDFAKEFLIKHNIPTAAYQSFTKDTVEEGKKFLETLKAPYVLKADGLAAGKGVVILENLDDAKLELENMLVDAKFGDASSKVVIEEFLSGIELSCFVLTDGKSYKMLPTAKDYKRIGEGDTGLNTGGMGAVSPVPFATDEFMQKVEQRIVIPTVRGLQEDDLDFKGFVFIGLIKVGEEPFVIEYNVRMGDPETEVVMPRIKSDVVELFASLANQELDQVELEIDNRTATTVMLVSGGYPEDYEKGKVITGFDKVEGSIVFHAGTTMKNNEVVTNGGRVLAVTSYGNSYEEALKKSYQNIDKLNFDKINYRKDIGFDL comes from the coding sequence ATGAAAATTTTATTACTTGGTTCTGGAGGACGTGAACATGCTTTAGCGTGGAAAATGTTACAGAGCAAAAAATGTGAAGCACTATTTGTAGCTCCAGGAAATGCGGGGACAAGAGATATTGCTACAAATATTGATGTTAATCCAAATGATTTTGAAGCTGTTAAAAAGACAGTTTTAGAAAAGCAGATTGATATTGTTATTGTTGGACCAGAAGACCCTTTGGTAAAAGGCATTGTTGATTTTTTCAAAAATGATCAGGAAATCAAAAATATTCCTGTTGTTGGACCTTCACAAAAGGGAGCGCAATTAGAGGGTAGTAAAGATTTTGCAAAAGAATTCTTGATCAAACACAATATACCAACAGCAGCATATCAAAGTTTTACAAAAGATACTGTAGAAGAGGGGAAAAAGTTTTTAGAAACATTAAAAGCACCTTATGTATTAAAAGCAGATGGTTTAGCTGCAGGAAAAGGAGTTGTTATCTTAGAAAATTTAGACGATGCAAAATTAGAATTAGAGAATATGCTTGTTGATGCTAAGTTTGGAGATGCAAGCTCTAAGGTTGTAATCGAAGAGTTTTTATCTGGTATTGAACTTAGTTGTTTTGTATTAACAGATGGTAAGTCTTATAAAATGCTTCCAACAGCAAAAGATTATAAAAGAATAGGAGAAGGAGATACAGGCTTAAATACAGGTGGTATGGGAGCTGTTTCACCAGTTCCATTTGCAACAGATGAGTTTATGCAAAAGGTTGAACAACGTATTGTTATACCTACTGTTAGGGGACTGCAAGAAGATGATCTCGATTTTAAAGGATTTGTATTTATTGGTTTAATAAAAGTAGGAGAAGAACCTTTTGTAATTGAGTACAATGTACGTATGGGAGATCCCGAAACAGAAGTTGTTATGCCAAGGATAAAGTCTGATGTGGTAGAATTATTTGCTTCATTGGCAAATCAAGAACTTGATCAAGTGGAATTAGAAATAGATAATCGTACAGCTACAACTGTAATGTTAGTTTCTGGAGGTTATCCTGAAGATTATGAGAAAGGAAAAGTAATTACTGGTTTTGATAAAGTAGAAGGTTCTATCGTTTTTCACGCAGGGACAACTATGAAAAATAATGAAGTAGTTACAAATGGAGGAAGAGTTTTAGCTGTAACATCTTATGGAAATAGCTACGAAGAGGCATTAAAAAAATCTTACCAAAATATAGACAAGCTAAATTTTGATAAGATTAATTATCGTAAAGATATTGGATTTGATCTTTAA
- a CDS encoding DUF6341 family protein, producing MTSFFNGLGFLFEKVLFIPMDFFAKLELENWWAANILTWVFILITCYFFVFWLKQLQIFKSTNEDDQDTTAHSFLK from the coding sequence ATGACTTCATTTTTTAACGGACTTGGGTTCCTATTTGAAAAAGTTCTTTTTATACCAATGGACTTTTTTGCAAAATTAGAATTAGAAAATTGGTGGGCTGCTAATATCCTTACTTGGGTATTCATTCTTATCACTTGCTATTTCTTTGTGTTTTGGTTAAAACAACTTCAGATTTTCAAATCAACTAATGAAGACGACCAAGATACTACAGCCCACTCATTTTTAAAATAG
- a CDS encoding DUF6427 family protein, translating to MLASIFSKTKPINYIILTLLILIISVLYLFIDQEHLIWTRFEVVKRSVLIGMLLLMMYLSQFIVTRNRLVKDNAYVPLLFVSFLMLFPTVLGHSRVIVSSFFIMLALRRLFSLHSLKQSKEKVFDASLWIFVAGLFHFWSVLYFLLLFFAITFFGSKDYRNWFIPIIAFFTVTVFLSLYLLINDISYIDWFWSKCKISFDFMYFENIYQNIALAIFVSISLLFFVSQATSISSKPYNMQSTYKKMLLSFLIGVAIYVISADKNNGTLLFTFFPLSLLGANYIENLPQAWRREAVVYSVFFIGLFFYVTQIIL from the coding sequence ATGTTAGCAAGTATTTTTAGTAAAACAAAACCAATTAATTACATCATACTTACTCTTTTAATCTTGATTATTAGTGTTTTGTACTTATTTATAGATCAAGAACATCTTATTTGGACAAGGTTTGAAGTAGTTAAGAGAAGTGTTTTGATAGGAATGCTGTTGTTAATGATGTATTTATCACAGTTTATTGTAACAAGAAATAGATTGGTAAAAGATAATGCTTATGTTCCTCTGTTATTTGTATCATTCTTGATGTTATTTCCAACAGTATTAGGACATAGTAGAGTAATAGTATCAAGTTTCTTTATAATGCTTGCTCTTAGAAGATTATTCTCTTTACATTCTTTAAAGCAATCGAAAGAGAAAGTATTTGATGCATCGTTGTGGATATTTGTTGCAGGGTTATTTCACTTTTGGAGTGTTTTATATTTCCTATTGTTGTTTTTTGCAATAACTTTTTTTGGGTCAAAAGATTATAGAAATTGGTTTATACCAATAATAGCTTTTTTTACAGTTACTGTCTTTTTATCTCTTTATCTCTTAATAAATGATATTAGTTATATTGATTGGTTTTGGTCGAAGTGTAAAATAAGTTTTGATTTTATGTATTTTGAAAATATATATCAAAATATTGCATTAGCAATTTTTGTATCAATATCACTTTTGTTCTTTGTAAGTCAGGCTACAAGTATTTCTTCTAAGCCATATAATATGCAAAGCACCTATAAGAAAATGTTGTTATCTTTTCTTATAGGCGTTGCAATTTATGTGATTTCTGCTGATAAAAATAACGGGACCTTGCTATTTACTTTTTTTCCACTATCATTACTTGGAGCAAATTACATTGAGAATTTGCCACAAGCCTGGAGAAGAGAAGCAGTTGTTTATAGTGTCTTTTTTATCGGATTATTCTTTTATGTTACGCAGATTATCTTATAG
- the upp gene encoding uracil phosphoribosyltransferase, which translates to MKIHYISAENSILNHFLAQLRDVNVQKDSMRFRKNIERIGEIMAYELSKKLPYKDIAVQTPLGIKHTTCIEDNVVLCSILRAGLALHTGFMNFFDNAENGFVSAYRRHGKHGEASEILVEYQAAPSFQDKILILIDPMLATGQSLVAVINKLMAEETPKELHIAVVISAPEGIQFLEENLPDNVNLWVATLDEKLDDHNYIVPGLGDAGDLAYGHKL; encoded by the coding sequence ATGAAAATTCACTATATTTCAGCAGAGAACAGTATCTTAAATCACTTCTTAGCTCAACTACGCGACGTAAACGTACAAAAAGATAGTATGCGTTTTAGAAAAAACATTGAGCGTATCGGAGAAATCATGGCTTATGAATTGAGTAAAAAGCTTCCTTATAAGGATATTGCTGTTCAAACTCCCTTAGGAATTAAACACACAACTTGTATTGAAGACAATGTCGTTTTATGTTCTATCCTTCGTGCAGGTCTTGCTCTACACACAGGATTTATGAACTTTTTCGATAACGCAGAAAACGGATTTGTATCTGCTTATCGACGTCATGGTAAACATGGAGAGGCAAGTGAAATCTTAGTAGAGTACCAAGCTGCTCCTTCATTCCAAGACAAAATTCTTATTTTAATTGATCCTATGCTTGCTACAGGTCAATCTTTAGTTGCCGTAATCAATAAATTAATGGCAGAAGAAACTCCAAAAGAATTACACATCGCTGTAGTAATTTCTGCTCCTGAAGGGATTCAATTCTTAGAAGAAAACTTACCTGATAATGTTAATTTATGGGTAGCTACTTTAGATGAAAAATTAGATGACCACAATTACATCGTTCCTGGTTTAGGAGATGCAGGAGATTTAGCTTATGGCCATAAGCTATAA
- a CDS encoding DUF4254 domain-containing protein has product MFSELAFPIFEESIRDYHKYDNVDQPISNPYPKEDIKHLLYLKNWIDTVQWHFEDIIRDPKIDPVAALALKRRIDASNQERTDMVEFIDSYFLQKYKDVTIKGDAKINSESPAWAIDRLSILALKIYHMNEEATRVEASQDHRDKCQVKLDVLLEQKKDLTTAIDDLLNDIANGDKYMKVYKQMKMYNDEELNPVLYQNKK; this is encoded by the coding sequence ATGTTTTCAGAGTTAGCATTTCCAATATTCGAAGAGAGTATACGCGATTATCATAAATATGACAATGTAGATCAGCCAATTAGCAATCCTTATCCAAAAGAAGATATTAAACATCTTTTATACTTAAAAAACTGGATAGATACTGTTCAATGGCATTTTGAGGATATTATTCGTGATCCAAAGATTGATCCAGTAGCAGCATTAGCTTTAAAAAGAAGAATTGATGCTTCAAATCAAGAACGTACTGATATGGTAGAGTTTATTGATAGTTACTTTTTACAAAAGTATAAAGATGTTACAATTAAAGGAGATGCAAAAATTAACTCTGAGAGTCCTGCTTGGGCTATAGACCGTTTATCAATTTTAGCATTGAAAATTTATCATATGAATGAAGAAGCAACAAGAGTTGAAGCTTCACAAGATCATAGAGATAAATGTCAGGTTAAATTGGATGTTCTTTTAGAGCAAAAGAAAGATTTAACTACTGCTATTGATGATTTATTAAACGATATCGCTAATGGTGATAAGTATATGAAAGTATACAAACAAATGAAAATGTATAATGACGAGGAATTAAACCCTGTATTATACCAAAATAAGAAATAA